In Microvenator marinus, one genomic interval encodes:
- a CDS encoding protein kinase domain-containing protein: MKFCPTCNSTFTGAETFCPKDGTRLEEPRKGELVGASLGNAVKLETLQFTDVMAERYLGRILEGKRPCYVTVFNRRFTPSQNAPRLVETARAKVGTPVPKQLSTLLQVRFDHFPAFVIETAPRGPSLRSLLEARGKLDWREAARIASNVARIIEWLNGQGVTHHGLHPGSIFVTDLAKGQVQLGEWYSEDAQWVDNPLQTLSTTPERFVGYVAYMAPELAYQARSADLRSAVYSLGVLLFELIVGAQPFVGGTPAEVLRAQLADLPPKVSAASGVSDIPADLDQIVEMMLSKAPDARFQAPAAIIGALASILGEEPSILAPAIERDEEQEENDHYATIEMSSVDRDSIPGLSDTLALMGRGSETIQSPVALNQSKGGAEEEERGPMKTLMMGNVSEIFKQDAETSDEVTRENEEAPAAQWIRKGSSAEVQSVSKESVSEDEKDAEETPTKESKPLPQDSGMTLKMTPVDETGERVAEPSDAEEVEEETAQPEEAEPQPETEKMEVAKVEVDPTLVEEPEPTPEPEPTPEPEPEPAEEPEPEPTKEPEPEPAPEPVKESVKDQVKPLKNEGFEIGSLAVKQPETVTDDWFSRSTEQAWDESVAEEIAEQAEKSNRFAVTAVIITMLLVGVGFWVWVNYFAASDEVVEKPEEPPVTEVKTVDLAEIKDRFDRGIKEGRVIRPISNSAMSALNELKRHGPESETYENARKEFVNLTRTDGEKAYKEGNLALAQALVGYSSEFDPEDSELRALAEKYHSEYLQAQENPENPPVEEPVEAVEAPVVEPEETKAPEPKNESKPAEKKTTQPEKTEPAPAVDNSKLLSEAKSAYSRGDLNRAQELYKTLLASDGNNHQVHAGLGQVYFDRALYNDAVKHQRQALTLKPGRTDYQINLGQSYYRLGRFQDAINVWEEVLKREPNNKNAKQYIELAKRRLN, from the coding sequence GTGAAGTTTTGTCCGACATGTAATTCAACTTTCACGGGGGCTGAGACGTTTTGTCCAAAGGACGGGACGCGGCTAGAGGAGCCTCGGAAGGGTGAGCTCGTCGGGGCATCGCTCGGAAACGCTGTGAAACTCGAGACGCTCCAGTTCACTGACGTCATGGCGGAGCGCTACCTCGGCCGCATTCTCGAGGGCAAACGACCGTGTTATGTGACTGTCTTCAACCGGCGGTTTACGCCCAGCCAGAATGCGCCGCGCTTGGTCGAAACGGCTCGTGCAAAGGTTGGCACGCCGGTACCAAAGCAGTTGTCTACGCTACTTCAGGTTCGTTTCGATCATTTCCCAGCGTTCGTGATTGAGACCGCGCCGCGCGGTCCAAGCCTTCGCTCTTTGCTCGAAGCGCGTGGGAAACTAGACTGGCGAGAAGCCGCCCGAATCGCCTCCAATGTGGCCAGGATTATCGAATGGCTGAACGGACAGGGCGTCACCCATCACGGACTTCACCCCGGATCAATCTTCGTCACCGACCTCGCCAAGGGGCAGGTTCAGCTCGGCGAATGGTATTCCGAGGACGCCCAATGGGTGGACAATCCCCTGCAAACGCTCTCTACCACTCCTGAGCGGTTCGTGGGCTATGTGGCGTATATGGCGCCGGAGCTTGCGTACCAGGCGCGAAGTGCAGATCTGCGCTCGGCCGTCTACTCCCTTGGCGTGTTGCTCTTCGAACTCATCGTTGGCGCACAGCCGTTTGTGGGAGGGACTCCAGCCGAGGTCTTGCGTGCACAGTTGGCGGATCTACCCCCGAAGGTATCGGCCGCAAGTGGCGTCTCCGATATTCCGGCGGACCTCGACCAAATCGTGGAGATGATGTTGTCAAAGGCGCCGGATGCGCGCTTTCAGGCCCCTGCAGCCATTATTGGTGCGTTGGCGAGCATTTTGGGGGAAGAGCCTTCAATTCTAGCGCCCGCCATAGAAAGGGATGAGGAACAGGAAGAGAACGACCACTACGCCACGATTGAGATGAGTTCGGTAGACCGAGATTCCATTCCGGGGCTCTCGGACACGTTGGCGCTAATGGGGCGTGGCTCAGAGACGATTCAAAGTCCAGTGGCGCTCAATCAGTCTAAGGGCGGGGCTGAAGAGGAAGAACGTGGCCCGATGAAGACGCTCATGATGGGCAACGTGTCCGAGATATTTAAGCAAGATGCCGAGACCTCAGACGAGGTCACACGCGAGAATGAGGAGGCGCCGGCAGCTCAATGGATTCGAAAGGGGTCGTCGGCCGAGGTGCAATCCGTCTCTAAGGAGAGTGTGTCCGAAGACGAAAAGGATGCTGAAGAGACGCCGACTAAGGAGTCCAAGCCGCTTCCGCAAGATTCTGGCATGACGCTCAAGATGACGCCCGTGGATGAGACGGGAGAACGAGTCGCAGAGCCGTCAGACGCAGAGGAAGTTGAAGAAGAGACCGCTCAGCCCGAGGAGGCTGAGCCGCAGCCTGAGACTGAAAAGATGGAGGTTGCGAAGGTTGAGGTCGATCCCACTTTGGTGGAAGAACCGGAGCCCACGCCGGAGCCTGAACCGACGCCCGAACCTGAGCCCGAGCCTGCAGAAGAACCTGAGCCCGAGCCTACCAAAGAACCTGAGCCCGAACCCGCGCCCGAGCCAGTCAAGGAATCCGTAAAGGATCAGGTCAAGCCATTAAAGAACGAGGGATTTGAAATCGGGTCTCTTGCGGTCAAGCAGCCTGAAACGGTGACCGATGACTGGTTCTCTCGCTCTACTGAGCAAGCGTGGGACGAGTCAGTAGCCGAGGAGATTGCTGAGCAGGCCGAGAAGAGCAATCGATTTGCTGTAACCGCCGTAATCATCACAATGCTTCTGGTCGGAGTGGGTTTCTGGGTGTGGGTCAACTACTTTGCCGCGTCAGACGAGGTGGTTGAAAAGCCCGAGGAGCCACCGGTCACGGAAGTCAAAACGGTGGATCTAGCTGAGATCAAAGACCGTTTTGACCGTGGAATCAAAGAGGGCAGGGTCATCCGGCCGATTTCGAATTCGGCGATGAGCGCGCTCAATGAGCTCAAGCGTCATGGGCCCGAATCCGAGACTTATGAAAACGCGAGAAAAGAGTTTGTGAACCTCACTCGCACGGACGGTGAGAAGGCGTACAAAGAGGGGAACCTAGCGCTTGCTCAGGCGCTAGTGGGTTACTCGAGCGAGTTTGATCCTGAAGATTCAGAGCTTCGTGCACTGGCCGAAAAGTATCATTCCGAATACCTACAGGCTCAAGAGAACCCGGAAAACCCGCCTGTAGAGGAGCCAGTAGAAGCCGTTGAGGCGCCAGTAGTCGAGCCTGAAGAGACCAAGGCGCCCGAGCCAAAGAACGAATCAAAGCCTGCAGAAAAGAAGACGACTCAGCCTGAAAAGACTGAGCCGGCTCCTGCCGTGGATAACTCAAAACTTCTGAGCGAGGCCAAGTCCGCATACTCAAGGGGGGATCTGAACCGCGCACAAGAACTCTACAAAACCCTTTTGGCATCGGATGGGAATAATCATCAGGTTCATGCTGGGCTGGGTCAGGTCTATTTCGACCGAGCACTCTACAACGACGCAGTCAAGCATCAGCGTCAGGCACTAACGCTGAAGCCCGGTCGCACGGATTATCAAATCAATCTTGGACAGTCGTACTATCGTCTGGGCCGCTTCCAGGACGCGATCAACGTCTGGGAAGAAGTTCTCAAGCGTGAGCCGAACAATAAGAACGCGAAACAGTATATTGAACTTGCGAAACGGCGATTGAACTAG
- the rpsT gene encoding 30S ribosomal protein S20, whose amino-acid sequence MANTKSAMKRIRTNEIRRQRNKEIRSKVRTILKKFDATVEAGDQAQAQEAYQTAVSALDRAAAKGVIPSARASRKVSRMAVRLQALGA is encoded by the coding sequence ATGGCAAACACTAAATCGGCGATGAAGCGTATCCGTACAAACGAGATTCGTCGTCAGCGTAACAAAGAAATTCGTTCCAAAGTTCGAACCATCCTCAAGAAGTTCGATGCGACGGTTGAAGCCGGTGATCAAGCACAAGCTCAAGAGGCTTACCAAACTGCAGTGTCGGCACTCGACCGTGCTGCTGCAAAAGGTGTGATTCCAAGTGCACGCGCATCACGCAAAGTTTCACGTATGGCTGTCCGTCTTCAAGCACTTGGTGCCTAA
- a CDS encoding CvpA family protein → MTVDVASALVFLALTYLGWRAGLLSQAIRVGAVFAVMFAGPFVAALIRHAIFGESEVAAPFVEGFCLFLAGILIYAAISLAGWLGIKTMRAASDTLSTTDRVGGALVGTLKAAVIIYLLIFVALFFEAGLKKHDPDDRLRMRDGHTTAFVKAHNVLAPWHLPDLVRVLRMIRVHHWAKESSKLGIIRENPRAADVLRKSTIKPLLADKTLTDAAISDDYITLLADPRIRELMKDKDSLDEIGRVDWEEIEKKVAPEPPKPESKK, encoded by the coding sequence GTGACCGTTGATGTGGCTTCAGCGCTGGTCTTTCTGGCGCTGACTTACCTTGGTTGGAGGGCGGGACTCTTGAGCCAGGCTATACGCGTGGGAGCCGTATTTGCGGTGATGTTCGCGGGCCCCTTTGTGGCCGCGCTGATCCGTCACGCGATTTTCGGCGAATCCGAAGTTGCCGCGCCCTTCGTCGAAGGCTTTTGCCTCTTCCTCGCCGGAATCCTTATCTACGCGGCGATCTCGCTCGCGGGTTGGTTGGGAATCAAGACCATGCGGGCTGCTTCAGATACGTTGAGCACCACAGACCGTGTTGGCGGCGCGCTCGTTGGCACTCTGAAAGCGGCTGTGATCATCTACTTGCTGATCTTCGTCGCTCTATTCTTCGAGGCTGGCCTCAAAAAGCACGACCCCGATGATCGCTTGCGTATGAGAGACGGACACACCACGGCATTTGTGAAGGCTCATAACGTCCTGGCCCCGTGGCACCTTCCTGATCTGGTGCGCGTTTTACGCATGATTCGGGTCCATCATTGGGCCAAAGAAAGCTCAAAGCTCGGGATCATACGTGAAAACCCAAGAGCGGCTGACGTATTGCGCAAAAGTACTATCAAGCCGCTCCTCGCCGATAAGACCCTGACCGACGCTGCGATCTCGGACGATTACATCACGCTCCTTGCAGATCCGCGCATCCGCGAACTTATGAAGGATAAGGATTCCCTCGACGAGATTGGCCGCGTGGACTGGGAAGAAATCGAGAAAAAGGTCGCACCTGAGCCTCCTAAACCTGAGAGCAAAAAGTGA
- the yhbY gene encoding ribosome assembly RNA-binding protein YhbY — MTIDENDNHDTGLVTRLSPKLKSKDRRYLRSLAHHLNPIVLVGQNGVTEALVKNFESALLAHELVKVKVHDADETQSVAEALFEQTGAQLVQLIGKTLVFYKAHPKKPEITLPGGKS; from the coding sequence ATGACGATAGATGAAAACGACAACCATGATACCGGCCTTGTGACTCGACTCAGTCCAAAACTAAAGAGTAAGGACCGTCGATACTTACGCTCGCTTGCGCATCACCTGAACCCGATCGTGCTTGTGGGCCAGAATGGCGTCACCGAGGCTCTAGTAAAAAACTTTGAATCGGCGCTCTTGGCCCATGAGCTTGTCAAAGTCAAAGTACATGATGCCGACGAGACCCAAAGTGTTGCAGAAGCACTCTTTGAGCAAACCGGGGCACAACTCGTCCAACTCATCGGAAAAACGCTAGTCTTCTACAAGGCTCACCCTAAGAAGCCTGAGATTACGCTACCGGGTGGAAAATCATGA
- a CDS encoding L-threonylcarbamoyladenylate synthase: MIIEMQAEHPQPRKVQHVVDALKKGGLVAYPTDTVYGIGCDIMNKDAVQRLYKLVSEIKSAPDHSPLSFICRDLSNISEYAFISDFAYRTMRRLLPGPYTFVLEATKLVPKVMLEKRKTVGIRVPDAAIPLAIVDALGNPITTTSATLGDGELIADPWTIENLYGHAIDIVIDGGYLAPAPSTVIDFTTDYPTVIRQGKGPVDDFEFVEPL, encoded by the coding sequence ATGATCATCGAAATGCAAGCTGAGCATCCTCAACCGAGAAAAGTTCAACACGTGGTGGATGCCCTGAAAAAGGGCGGCCTCGTGGCCTATCCGACCGACACCGTCTACGGGATTGGGTGCGATATCATGAACAAGGATGCGGTTCAGCGCCTTTACAAATTGGTCAGCGAGATCAAGTCCGCGCCAGACCACAGCCCACTTTCATTTATCTGCAGAGACCTCTCTAATATTTCTGAGTACGCCTTCATCAGCGACTTTGCGTATCGGACGATGCGTCGCTTGCTTCCGGGCCCCTACACCTTTGTGCTCGAAGCGACAAAGCTCGTTCCAAAAGTGATGTTGGAGAAGCGCAAGACGGTTGGGATTCGCGTACCAGATGCGGCGATCCCCCTGGCCATCGTGGACGCCCTCGGAAATCCGATCACCACCACGAGTGCCACGCTCGGAGACGGTGAGCTCATCGCAGATCCTTGGACCATTGAGAACCTCTACGGGCACGCCATCGATATCGTGATCGACGGTGGCTACCTCGCCCCTGCTCCTTCAACGGTGATCGATTTCACCACGGACTATCCGACGGTCATTCGACAGGGAAAAGGTCCGGTCGACGATTTCGAATTCGTCGAGCCCCTCTAA
- a CDS encoding flavin-containing monooxygenase yields MKEFDVIVIGAGLSGIAAGHYLGANCPQKSFCILEGRDAIGGTWDLFRYPGIRSDSDMHTLGYSFYPWNDPKAIADGPSIREYVRETAAHYGLDSKIEFGTRVTSLSWDSSKALWEITAQKDGDEVKFLANFVWCCSGYYSYDQAYTPNFEGVDTFEGEFIHPQFWPEELDYSNKRVVVIGSGATAVTLVPELAKKAAHVVMLQRTPTYVMSLPSVDTISEKFRGLLGDNVGSDLTRWKNISVAALFFGLSKRYPQMVRKYLIDALKEKIGHKVDVERHFSPPYNPWEQRVCFVPDDDLFDALVSEKAEVVTDKIERFLPNGILLKSGQILEADIVVSATGLKVEMLGGAKIFVDSEELKPGRHMLYKGTMVSDVPNLAISIGYTNASWTLKCELIGRWVTRLLNEMDAKGAKVAVAPREEGVSPTPLVDFNSGYIRRAAGAVPTQGDRRPWKLYQNYFLDVVSLGHAPIDDGHLEFGGKE; encoded by the coding sequence GTGAAAGAATTCGACGTGATCGTTATAGGTGCTGGCCTCTCTGGCATTGCTGCGGGGCACTATCTGGGCGCCAATTGCCCGCAAAAGAGCTTCTGCATCCTCGAGGGGCGAGACGCTATCGGCGGCACGTGGGACCTCTTTCGCTACCCAGGAATCCGCTCAGACTCCGACATGCACACTCTTGGGTACTCTTTCTACCCGTGGAATGATCCCAAAGCCATCGCCGACGGTCCTTCAATCCGAGAGTACGTCAGGGAGACTGCCGCTCATTATGGGCTCGATTCGAAGATTGAGTTCGGAACTCGCGTCACCAGCCTAAGTTGGGACTCCTCAAAAGCACTCTGGGAAATCACGGCTCAGAAAGACGGCGATGAGGTAAAATTCCTGGCGAACTTCGTCTGGTGCTGCTCCGGCTATTATTCGTACGACCAAGCCTACACGCCCAATTTCGAGGGTGTAGACACCTTTGAAGGCGAGTTCATCCACCCCCAGTTCTGGCCCGAGGAGTTGGACTATTCCAACAAGCGAGTCGTGGTCATCGGCAGCGGCGCCACAGCGGTTACGCTAGTACCTGAGCTCGCGAAAAAGGCCGCGCACGTCGTGATGTTGCAGCGCACACCCACTTACGTGATGTCGCTGCCGAGCGTGGACACGATTTCGGAGAAGTTCCGTGGGCTTCTGGGTGATAACGTAGGCTCCGACCTGACCCGCTGGAAGAATATCAGTGTGGCTGCACTCTTCTTCGGCCTCTCCAAGCGCTATCCTCAGATGGTTCGAAAATATCTTATCGACGCGCTTAAGGAGAAGATCGGCCACAAAGTTGACGTGGAACGCCACTTTTCCCCTCCCTACAACCCCTGGGAACAACGGGTATGTTTCGTGCCGGACGATGACCTCTTCGACGCTCTTGTGAGTGAGAAAGCCGAAGTGGTTACGGACAAAATCGAGCGATTTCTACCTAATGGAATCCTACTCAAGTCGGGGCAGATCTTAGAGGCTGATATCGTGGTCAGCGCCACGGGCCTCAAGGTTGAAATGTTGGGTGGAGCCAAGATATTTGTGGACTCGGAGGAGCTCAAACCTGGCCGCCACATGCTCTACAAAGGCACGATGGTCAGCGACGTTCCAAATCTTGCGATTTCTATCGGATACACCAACGCGTCCTGGACGCTCAAATGTGAACTCATTGGCCGCTGGGTAACTCGCCTTCTCAACGAGATGGACGCCAAAGGAGCCAAGGTTGCCGTAGCACCGCGTGAAGAAGGTGTGTCCCCTACCCCGCTTGTGGATTTCAATTCAGGCTATATCAGGCGCGCCGCGGGAGCCGTCCCGACGCAAGGCGATCGGCGCCCCTGGAAACTCTATCAGAACTACTTTCTAGACGTGGTCTCCCTTGGACATGCGCCCATTGATGATGGCCATCTGGAGTTCGGGGGAAAAGAGTAA
- the ftsH gene encoding ATP-dependent zinc metalloprotease FtsH produces MSSKKPENNQEPSFFPKRGLIFAFLMFITVGLLLMLDSPMVTGHKIVTYSELKTHIQAGDVKDVLIQDQVIIATPVDSYTEKAEGKTEEEKADAKEGEADFKAWRSSLVKDDESLIPLLEANGVKYDARYSSGCASETAFWFLPLLLLLLLWPWIMRRMSGPDGANPAANFGKTNAKLNLEKVTGVTFSDVAGCDEAKEELGEIVHFLAEPDKYTRLGGKVPKGVLLVGPPGTGKTLLARAVAGEAGVPFFNLSGSDFVEMFVGVGAARVRDLFAQATKHAPCIIFVDELDAIGKSRGNAIQSNEEREQTLNALLVEMDGFDSNTNVIILAATNRPEVLDPALLRAGRFDRQVVVDRPDVKGRLEILKVHARKVKMDPSVSLQTLADQTPGFVGADLANVVNEAALLAARNGKDHVELSDFNEAIERVIGGLEKKTRRLSPKEKNIVAYHESGHAIVTKALEAGERVHKVSIVSRGAAALGYTLQVPIEDRYLMTKRELYARICGLLGGRAAEDIMFDDISTGASNDLQRVTNIARRIVTDYGMSGNLGNVSYSDSTDTYLGQMGASSRQYSEETAVAIDREVRSIIDAMYERTLNILRENRELLVEMSEHLKDVEVLDGEELEALLGRVRVYKHLEGTDGSPA; encoded by the coding sequence ATGAGCTCTAAAAAACCTGAGAACAATCAGGAACCTAGTTTTTTCCCGAAACGCGGACTGATCTTCGCGTTCCTGATGTTTATCACCGTCGGACTCCTCCTTATGCTCGATAGCCCGATGGTCACCGGGCACAAGATCGTCACCTACTCGGAGCTGAAAACACATATTCAAGCTGGGGATGTCAAAGATGTCTTGATCCAAGATCAAGTGATCATCGCCACACCGGTAGATAGTTATACGGAAAAGGCCGAAGGAAAGACTGAAGAAGAGAAGGCTGACGCCAAAGAGGGTGAGGCGGACTTCAAAGCCTGGCGCTCTAGCCTTGTAAAAGACGACGAATCGCTCATCCCTTTGCTCGAAGCAAACGGGGTAAAGTACGACGCTCGCTATTCGTCTGGCTGCGCGAGTGAAACCGCATTCTGGTTCCTGCCGCTACTTCTGCTGCTGCTCCTCTGGCCTTGGATCATGAGGCGCATGAGTGGTCCGGATGGCGCAAACCCCGCCGCGAACTTCGGAAAGACCAACGCCAAACTCAATCTCGAAAAAGTCACAGGCGTTACATTCTCAGACGTGGCCGGCTGTGACGAGGCCAAAGAGGAGCTTGGCGAAATCGTGCACTTCTTGGCAGAACCTGACAAATACACCCGACTTGGTGGCAAAGTGCCAAAGGGCGTCTTGTTGGTCGGCCCTCCCGGAACAGGAAAAACCCTGCTCGCCCGCGCAGTTGCTGGCGAAGCCGGGGTTCCGTTCTTCAATCTGAGCGGATCGGACTTTGTAGAAATGTTTGTGGGTGTTGGCGCGGCGCGAGTGAGAGACCTCTTCGCCCAGGCCACTAAACACGCTCCGTGTATCATCTTCGTGGACGAACTCGATGCCATCGGTAAGTCGCGCGGAAACGCCATTCAGAGTAACGAAGAACGCGAACAGACGCTCAACGCCCTGCTCGTTGAAATGGACGGATTCGACTCCAATACGAACGTGATCATCCTCGCAGCCACAAATCGCCCTGAAGTCTTGGACCCTGCCCTACTGCGTGCCGGACGATTCGACCGCCAGGTTGTCGTGGACAGGCCAGACGTCAAAGGACGCCTCGAAATCCTCAAAGTTCACGCCAGAAAGGTGAAAATGGACCCGAGCGTGAGCCTGCAAACATTGGCCGACCAAACCCCCGGCTTCGTAGGAGCTGACCTTGCGAACGTGGTCAATGAAGCCGCGCTCTTGGCCGCCCGCAACGGAAAGGATCACGTCGAGCTGAGCGATTTCAACGAAGCGATCGAGCGCGTGATCGGCGGACTGGAGAAGAAGACTCGCCGCCTGAGCCCGAAAGAGAAGAATATCGTCGCCTATCACGAATCCGGGCACGCCATCGTCACCAAGGCCTTGGAGGCCGGCGAGCGCGTCCACAAGGTCTCGATCGTATCGCGCGGCGCTGCGGCGCTTGGATACACGCTGCAAGTCCCGATTGAGGATCGCTATTTGATGACCAAGCGTGAACTCTACGCCAGGATCTGTGGTCTACTTGGAGGGCGTGCTGCTGAAGATATCATGTTTGATGATATCTCAACGGGCGCCTCAAACGACCTGCAGCGCGTCACGAACATCGCGCGGCGCATCGTCACGGACTACGGCATGAGCGGAAACCTCGGCAACGTGAGCTACTCGGATAGCACCGATACGTATCTGGGCCAGATGGGCGCAAGCAGCCGTCAATACTCCGAAGAGACAGCCGTCGCGATCGACAGAGAAGTCCGCTCGATCATTGACGCGATGTACGAGCGCACGCTCAACATTCTTCGGGAGAATCGCGAGCTTCTCGTGGAAATGTCCGAACACCTCAAGGACGTGGAAGTGCTTGATGGCGAGGAGCTCGAAGCTCTGCTTGGTCGCGTTCGAGTCTACAAGCACCTAGAAGGCACGGATGGGAGCCCCGCGTGA